From a region of the Sesamum indicum cultivar Zhongzhi No. 13 linkage group LG3, S_indicum_v1.0, whole genome shotgun sequence genome:
- the LOC105158146 gene encoding SUMO-activating enzyme subunit 1B-1 codes for MDGEELTEQETALYDRQIRVWGADAQRRLSKSHILVSGLKGTVVEFCKNIVLAGVGSVTLNDDRLVTEELLSANFLVPPDETVYSGKSLAELCCDSLTDFNPMVRVSVEKGEVSKFSADFFDKFDVVVISSCSLSTKQSINEKCRKSLKRIAFYTVDCRDSCGEIFVDLQNYIYTKKKNDEAVECLLEYSSFEEAVSVPWRSLPRRVSKLYLAMRVIEKFEELEGRIPGETSAADLPKVQKLRKELCEAQLLDESQIPDSLLERLSEGRREFPPVCAVIGGILGQEVIKAISGKGDPLKNFFFFDAMDGKGIIEDIFRQKS; via the exons ATGGATGGAGAGGAATTGACGGAGCAGGAAACTGCTCTTTATGATCGTCAAATTCGTGTTTGGGGCGCCGATGCTCAACGAAG GCTAAGCAAGTCTCATATACTCGTTAGCGGACTAAAAGGGACTGTAGTTGAG TTCTGCAAGAATATTGTTCTAGCAGGAGTAGGTAGTGTGACATTAAACGATGACCGACTAGTGACCGAGGAGTTGTTGTCGGCTAACTTTTTGGTTCCTCCCGATGAAACTGTGTATTCAGGGAAATCTCTTGCTGAGCTCTGTTGTGACTCTTTGACAGATTTTAATCCCATGGTTCGTGTTTCTGTTGAAAAAG GTGAAGTATCCAAATTTTCTGCCGACTTCTTTGACAAGTTTGATGTTGTAGTTATCAGTTCTTGCTCACTTTCAACAAAA CAATCAATTAATGAGAAGTGTCGCAAATCGTTAAAGCGCATTGCATTTTATACAGTGGATTGCAGAGATTCCTGTGGTGAAATATTTGTTGACTTGCAGAATTACATCTACACCAAG aaaaaaaatgatgaagcAGTTGAATGTCTTCTAGAGTATTCAAGTTTTGAG GAAGCTGTATCTGTCCCGTGGAGATCTCTTCCAAGGAGAGTTTCTAAGTTGTACTTAGCCATGAGAG TGATAGAGAAGTTTGAGGAGCTTGAAGGCCGCATTCCTGGGGAAACATCTGCCGCTGACTTGCCGAAGGTTCAGAAGCTGAGGAAGGAGCTTTGTGAGGCACAG TTGCTGGATGAATCTCAGATTCCTGATTCCCTCCTAGAGAGATTGTCAGAAGGTAGAAGAGAATTTCCACCTGTTTGTGCAGTCATTGGGGGGATCCTTGGACAG GAGGTTATCAAAGCAATATCAGGCAAAGGAGATCCTctaaaaaatttcttcttcttcgatGCAATGGATGGAAAAGGCATAATAGAGGACATATTCAGACAAAAATCCTAA
- the LOC105158147 gene encoding UDP-arabinopyranose mutase 1: MSKPATPVAPPLKDELDIVIPTIRNLDFLEMWRPFFQPYHLIIVQDGDPTKTIKVPEGFDYELYNRNDINRILGPKASCISFKDSACRCFGFLVSKKKYIFTIDDDCFVAKDPTGKEINALQQHIQNLLTPSTPFFFNTLYDPFRDGADFVRGYPFSMREGVPTAVSHGLWLNIPDYDAPTQLVKPLERNTRYVDAVLTIPKGTLFPMCGMNLAFDRELIGPAMYFGLMGDGQPIGRYDDMWAGWCTKVITDHLGLGVKTGLPYIWHSKASNPFVNLKKEYKGIYWQEDIIPFFQSVTLPKECTTVQKCYTELSKLVKEKLGPIDPYFQKLADAMVTWIDAWDELNSPAQSAPAAADAKKDGSSSKKK, from the exons atgtcgAAGCCAGCGACACCGGTGGCGCCGCCGCTCAAGGACGAGTTGGACATAGTGATTCCGACCATTAGGAACTTGGATTTCCTGGAAATGTGGCGGCCCTTCTTCCAGCCGTACCATCTGATCATCGTTCAAGATGGGGACCCGACTAAGACAATCAAGGTGCCGGAGGGGTTCGACTACGAGCTCTACAATCGGAACGACATCAACCGGATCCTGGGGCCAAAAGCCTCCTGCATCTCCTTCAAAGACTCCGCCTGCCGCTGCTTCGGGTTTTTGGTCTCGAAGAAGAAGTACATCTTCACCATTGATGACGATTGCTTT GTGGCCAAAGATCCAACTGGAAAAGAGATCAATGCTTTGCAACAGCACATACAAAACCTGCTTACTCCATCCACACCATTCTTTTTCAACACATTGTATGACCCCTTCAGAGACGGTGCTGATTTTGTCCGTGGCTACCCATTTAGCATGAGAGAAGGAGTTCCAACTGCTGTCTCTCATGGACTCTGGCTCAACATCCCTGACTATGATGCCCCAACTCAGCTTGTCAAACCCCTTGAGCGCAACACCAG GTATGTGGATGCTGTACTGACGATTCCCAAAGGAACCCTGTTTCCTATGTGTGGGATGAACCTTGCATTCGACAGGGAACTCATTGGCCCTGCCATGTACTTTGGGCTAATGGGTGATGGCCAACCTATTGGGAGATATGACGATATGTGGGCTGGCTGGTGCACTAAG gTAATCACAGACCACTTGGGTCTTGGGGTGAAGACTGGGCTGCCATACATCTGGCACAGCAAGGCTAGCAACCCATTTGTGAATCTGAAGAAAGAATACAAGGGCATTTACTGGCAGGAGGACATCATTCCGTTCTTCCAATCTGTAACTCTCCCAAAGGAATGCACAACCGTGCAGAAATGCTACACCGAGCTGTCCAAGTTGGTCAAAGAGAAGCTTGGCCCTATCGATCCTTACTTCCAGAAGCTTGCTGATGCTATGGTCACATGGATCGACGCTTGGGACGAGCTCAACTCTCCCGCTCAGTCTGCTCCCGCAGCTGCTGATGCCAAGaaggatggatcctcttccaAAAAGAAGTAG